A region from the Aegilops tauschii subsp. strangulata cultivar AL8/78 chromosome 5, Aet v6.0, whole genome shotgun sequence genome encodes:
- the LOC120963841 gene encoding uncharacterized protein, whose product MATVCAGPCGALEHGGRQPTERVIDTSPLFTFDLPFPDLVLHPFVFLLDESSHWVLLLAGCGHGRSWRKIDASGCRSCTEQSRIPSHSADLTAYPVSSLAHAGVTVRLARLYHGIGGQDAKFPNFQAWWLERDVGVPGFTSLLHRPGRRGVGGAGDVGFAVVMAAAMGR is encoded by the exons ATGGCTACGGTGTGCGCTGGACCCTGCGGCGCGTTGGAGCATGGTGGCCGACAGCCGACAGAAAGAGTGATCGATACCTCCCCGTTATTTACCTTTGATCTTCCGTTTCCCGATCTGGTTCTTCATCCTTTTGTGTTTTTGTTGGATGAATCTAGTCATTGGGTGCTGTTGCTCGCAGGCTGCGGCCATGGAAGATCCTGGAGGAAGATTGACGCCAGCGGATGCCGATCTTGTACAGAGCAATCGAGGATCCCGTCCCACAG CGCTGACCTGACGGCCTACCCTGTCAGTAGCCTCGCTCATGCGGGCGTTACAGTTCGTCTCGCCCGTCTATACCATGGGATCGGAGGCCAGGACGCCAAATTTCCAAATTTCCAAGCATGGTGGCTGGAGCGTGATGTAGGCGTTCCAGGTTTCACGTCACTTCTTCATAGACCT GGTAGACGGGGAGTAGGAGGAGCAGGAGATGTGGGTTTCGCAGTGGTGATG GCTGCAGCCATGGGACGTTAG